One segment of Allorhodopirellula heiligendammensis DNA contains the following:
- a CDS encoding cold shock domain-containing protein has product MSDRPLSGFSSQGRSRDGDDEVKKKPFRIQKKRLGEIKYIRDDGEFGFIRAEDFREDVFFHKMAWESDPRIVAQNEMYVEFELDDDHYEETKKLRAKVVRPTHRPAGRKLKASDSPYEIVFHHPRARRKRPTWRGDESES; this is encoded by the coding sequence GTGTCTGATCGCCCGCTCTCTGGCTTTTCCTCGCAAGGTCGCTCCCGTGACGGCGACGATGAAGTCAAAAAAAAGCCGTTTCGGATTCAGAAAAAACGGCTGGGTGAGATTAAGTACATTCGCGATGATGGTGAATTCGGTTTCATTCGCGCCGAAGACTTCCGCGAAGATGTCTTTTTCCACAAGATGGCGTGGGAGTCTGACCCGCGCATCGTCGCTCAAAATGAAATGTACGTTGAGTTCGAACTCGACGACGATCACTACGAAGAGACGAAGAAACTGCGTGCCAAGGTCGTGCGGCCTACCCATCGGCCCGCCGGTCGGAAACTCAAGGCGAGCGACTCGCCCTATGAGATTGTATTCCACCATCCCCGTGCACGCCGCAAACGTCCCACCTGGCGCGGGGATGAATCCGAGTCCTGA
- a CDS encoding RluA family pseudouridine synthase, producing the protein MKLNVLYEDNHLLVVNKPAGLATMGDGDRTTLHSLAAAYLKQKYDKPHGVYVGIVSRLDSLVSGVIVLARTSKAAARLNTQFADHAQRLNAATSKPASRDRLTPPSIRKTYLAVVRAEPHRAAPLAANGRLDDHLYKDDAAHRMRAAQASRDDAKPASLLFQTLTTSDHSSVLAVAPLTGRKHQIRVQLAARGWPILGDRKYGSQTEWPTGIALHSMQLTIEHPTRREPMTFVCPPPVAWNRVRSRELERQWDNLSW; encoded by the coding sequence ATGAAACTCAACGTACTCTACGAAGACAATCATCTGCTCGTCGTCAACAAACCCGCCGGACTGGCCACGATGGGCGATGGCGACCGCACAACACTCCATAGTCTCGCGGCGGCATACCTCAAGCAGAAGTACGACAAGCCGCACGGCGTGTACGTCGGCATCGTCAGCCGCTTGGATTCGCTTGTGTCAGGGGTGATCGTGCTCGCCCGCACCAGCAAAGCGGCGGCGCGTCTGAATACCCAGTTCGCTGACCATGCCCAACGCCTCAATGCGGCAACGTCCAAACCAGCCTCACGCGACCGCTTGACGCCACCGTCGATCCGTAAAACGTACCTGGCCGTGGTGCGAGCCGAACCGCACCGTGCAGCGCCTCTGGCAGCGAACGGTCGGCTCGACGATCATCTCTACAAGGACGATGCCGCCCATCGCATGCGAGCGGCTCAGGCGTCGAGGGACGATGCCAAGCCCGCGTCTCTGTTGTTTCAAACGCTTACCACCAGTGACCACAGCAGCGTTCTGGCGGTCGCTCCGCTGACAGGACGCAAACATCAAATCCGGGTGCAGCTGGCCGCTCGCGGGTGGCCCATCCTCGGCGACCGCAAGTACGGTAGCCAAACCGAGTGGCCGACCGGGATTGCTCTGCACAGCATGCAACTGACGATTGAACATCCCACCCGCCGCGAGCCGATGACCTTCGTCTGTCCCCCTCCGGTCGCGTGGAACCGCGTGCGTTCACGCGAACTCGAGAGGCAGTGGGACAATCTCTCCTGGTGA
- a CDS encoding sulfatase family protein: MKTIILLSSVCLFAFSAVAQIGVAAERPNIVIFLADDLGYCDLSGFGSPAVQTPNLDRLSDEGLRFSNFYAGSAVCSPTRASVLTGRYPLRFGITKHFNDRDGWLPESATTIAELLKGAGYNTAHVGKWHLGGLHVDDDGVRRTDQPGPRQHGFDTYQTQIEQQPLRGRMGRERTLFRQGGTVLMRDDQKISPDAPYYSKHLTDANGDFALELIDKLSADGQPFFLNLWWLVPHKPYEPAPEPHWSATQADGITDDQHRFRSMIAHMDSKVGEILTKLDELGIADNTLVLFTSDNGAAFEGNIGELKGGKTDLHDGGIRVPMFVRWPAAISPGKSDAFGHSNDLLPTICDAAGIKLPADLPIDGLSLLPHMKGGPPPSDEIRGDVFWQLDLYKGLQRHYPKPKPYATEVVKRGKWKLLAKSGQAVELFDIESDPNELNNVMKEHPELVASMSAQLRKWLREDRVTQ; encoded by the coding sequence ATGAAAACCATCATCTTGCTGTCCTCTGTTTGCCTCTTCGCGTTCAGCGCTGTGGCACAGATCGGGGTTGCCGCCGAGCGGCCAAATATTGTGATCTTCCTGGCGGATGATCTGGGATACTGCGATCTGTCCGGTTTTGGCAGCCCGGCTGTGCAAACGCCCAACCTGGATCGACTTTCCGACGAGGGATTGCGATTCTCAAACTTTTACGCGGGGTCAGCCGTCTGCTCACCCACGCGGGCGTCGGTACTAACGGGCCGCTACCCTTTAAGGTTTGGAATCACGAAGCATTTCAATGACAGGGACGGTTGGCTGCCCGAATCGGCCACGACAATTGCTGAGCTATTGAAAGGAGCCGGGTACAACACAGCCCACGTGGGCAAGTGGCATTTAGGTGGATTGCACGTTGACGACGACGGCGTCCGGCGCACGGATCAACCTGGGCCGCGTCAGCACGGATTCGATACCTACCAAACGCAAATCGAGCAGCAGCCCCTGCGTGGTCGCATGGGTCGCGAGCGAACGCTGTTTCGCCAAGGCGGTACGGTGCTGATGCGAGATGATCAGAAGATCAGCCCAGACGCCCCCTATTACTCGAAACACCTAACCGACGCTAACGGTGACTTTGCGCTGGAGTTGATCGACAAGCTGTCCGCCGATGGGCAGCCATTTTTCTTGAACTTGTGGTGGCTGGTGCCTCACAAACCCTACGAACCGGCACCGGAACCTCATTGGAGCGCAACCCAGGCAGACGGCATCACCGATGATCAACACCGTTTTCGTTCGATGATCGCGCACATGGACAGCAAAGTAGGTGAGATTCTCACCAAGCTCGATGAACTCGGTATCGCTGACAATACCTTGGTGTTGTTCACCAGCGATAATGGAGCCGCCTTTGAGGGAAACATTGGCGAGTTAAAGGGTGGAAAAACGGATCTTCACGACGGTGGCATTCGAGTACCCATGTTCGTTCGCTGGCCGGCGGCGATTTCGCCAGGCAAGTCCGACGCGTTCGGGCATTCGAACGATTTGCTGCCGACAATCTGCGACGCGGCGGGCATCAAATTGCCAGCTGATTTACCGATCGATGGGCTCAGTCTGTTGCCACACATGAAGGGCGGCCCTCCCCCAAGCGATGAGATACGCGGTGACGTATTTTGGCAACTCGATCTCTACAAAGGCCTGCAACGTCACTACCCGAAGCCGAAACCGTACGCGACCGAGGTCGTCAAACGAGGGAAGTGGAAGCTGTTAGCCAAGAGCGGTCAGGCGGTCGAACTATTCGACATCGAATCCGATCCAAACGAGTTGAACAATGTCATGAAGGAGCACCCCGAGTTAGTTGCGTCGATGTCCGCTCAGCTAAGAAAATGGCTTCGGGAAGATCGCGTCACGCAGTAA
- the miaA gene encoding tRNA (adenosine(37)-N6)-dimethylallyltransferase MiaA, giving the protein MTPKPSTSPAEIACFPPLFNRALVLTGPTASGKTTLAVQVAIAMRDVPIATTGHPSARAPEIEIISLDSIAVYRRMDIGTAKPSADEQRSVVHHLIDVVEPDQETSVAEYLTAAHNLVDQIHQRGNRPMFVGGTPMYLKAILRGFDPGPPADEAFRDAVMRDVQQYGTAALHQRVQQVDPISAARIEPHDVRRMIRALEFARQTGTPISHRQQQFDIEQSPEAGLVFALQTPRSVLHRRIESRVERMFAGGLLDEIRALTEDYPVLSKTAGTAVGYREVLTSEEFQTWIADPTVAPDWLPVAQQVLFHTRRLARRQETWFRSMGELRFITTHQGGDDTERPSEELVGEMVAAIRQHPVWVQQHATG; this is encoded by the coding sequence ATGACGCCCAAGCCATCGACTTCGCCCGCTGAAATAGCGTGCTTTCCGCCACTTTTTAATCGCGCACTCGTGCTGACGGGGCCAACCGCGTCAGGAAAAACAACACTCGCGGTGCAGGTTGCGATTGCTATGCGGGATGTACCGATTGCAACGACCGGACATCCATCGGCGAGGGCGCCCGAGATCGAAATCATTTCGCTCGACTCCATCGCCGTCTACCGGCGGATGGATATCGGGACGGCCAAACCTTCGGCAGATGAGCAGCGCAGCGTCGTCCATCATTTGATTGACGTCGTCGAACCAGATCAGGAAACAAGCGTTGCTGAATACTTGACTGCCGCCCATAACCTGGTCGACCAAATCCACCAGCGCGGAAATCGGCCGATGTTTGTGGGCGGCACCCCAATGTATCTCAAAGCAATTCTGCGTGGATTCGACCCAGGGCCGCCTGCCGATGAAGCGTTTCGCGACGCCGTGATGCGGGATGTGCAACAGTACGGCACCGCCGCACTGCATCAGCGAGTGCAGCAAGTCGATCCCATCTCGGCCGCTCGAATTGAACCTCACGACGTGCGACGAATGATACGGGCGCTCGAGTTTGCTCGCCAAACCGGAACCCCGATTAGTCATCGGCAGCAACAGTTCGACATCGAACAATCACCTGAGGCGGGACTCGTTTTCGCACTCCAAACGCCGCGCAGCGTGTTGCACCGGAGAATTGAGAGTCGCGTGGAGCGAATGTTTGCCGGTGGATTGCTCGATGAAATTCGTGCGCTGACGGAGGACTATCCGGTCCTTTCAAAAACCGCAGGCACCGCCGTCGGTTACCGCGAGGTGCTCACGAGCGAAGAGTTCCAAACCTGGATTGCCGATCCAACCGTTGCACCGGATTGGTTGCCGGTTGCTCAGCAGGTGCTCTTTCACACCCGCCGACTGGCCCGGCGCCAAGAAACCTGGTTCCGTTCCATGGGCGAACTGCGGTTCATCACCACCCACCAGGGCGGGGACGACACCGAGCGGCCGAGTGAGGAACTGGTAGGGGAGATGGTGGCTGCCATCCGCCAGCATCCCGTGTGGGTCCAGCAGCACGCAACTGGCTAG
- a CDS encoding GNAT family N-acetyltransferase: MGMTYFRRYRMELNLRGFRAQWDREALEAAGYQFVGYDEGLIRDHAQAKYQSFRSEIDADVFPCLGRRDGCLRLMREITSRATFVPGSTWLLRYHDRPGGRGMPVGTIQGLEAEGWGVIQNIGVITEHRGRGLGRLLINRAATGFQAAGIEKMHLEVTTANTAAIRLYEQIGFQRAQVVYKACEVVG; this comes from the coding sequence ATGGGCATGACTTATTTTCGTCGCTACCGCATGGAACTGAACCTACGAGGATTCCGTGCCCAGTGGGACCGGGAGGCTCTCGAGGCGGCGGGGTATCAATTCGTAGGTTATGACGAAGGGTTAATCCGCGATCATGCCCAAGCCAAGTATCAGAGTTTCCGCAGCGAGATCGACGCGGATGTGTTTCCCTGCCTGGGCCGCCGCGATGGATGTTTACGTCTGATGCGTGAGATCACGTCCCGCGCGACCTTCGTTCCGGGATCGACGTGGCTGCTGCGGTACCACGATCGACCGGGGGGGCGTGGAATGCCAGTGGGAACCATTCAGGGGTTGGAGGCGGAGGGCTGGGGCGTCATTCAAAACATTGGCGTGATCACTGAGCATCGCGGCCGTGGCTTGGGGCGTTTGCTGATCAATCGAGCAGCCACCGGGTTCCAGGCCGCTGGGATCGAGAAGATGCATTTAGAGGTGACGACCGCGAACACCGCCGCAATTCGGCTCTACGAGCAGATCGGCTTCCAGCGTGCCCAGGTCGTTTACAAGGCGTGCGAAGTGGTGGGATAG
- a CDS encoding YqgE/AlgH family protein: MRNSQVGDLLVATTEVDGTILNRGVCLLVYEDEETAVGVMLNRPMQLFQASPPNIAGADPTMAPKPSSSRLESLFSDENADTSEVTNVNEHVSSGDELTDPPGAMQHTVAFVGPADDPDAGKFLLGKSLYFGGPLSGPVVAVHGAPHLAEAEAGEGVFVAAQRDHLEALMQAEQPVPYRLIVGHLGWTQQQLTHEIEGGVWHRVRATNEILSTADEWLWPQLIRSATAGSLSRWVGASHVADSHLLN; this comes from the coding sequence GTGCGTAATTCTCAAGTGGGTGATTTACTGGTGGCGACGACGGAAGTCGATGGCACCATTCTCAATCGCGGCGTGTGTTTGCTCGTTTACGAAGACGAGGAGACGGCGGTTGGGGTTATGCTCAATCGACCCATGCAACTATTCCAGGCATCCCCCCCAAATATTGCCGGTGCGGATCCGACGATGGCTCCGAAACCGAGCTCATCTCGGTTGGAATCCCTATTCAGCGATGAAAACGCAGACACGAGTGAGGTTACGAATGTCAACGAACACGTCAGTTCGGGCGACGAACTGACTGATCCTCCCGGTGCGATGCAGCACACGGTTGCATTTGTAGGGCCAGCGGACGATCCCGATGCAGGTAAATTCTTACTAGGGAAGTCGCTGTATTTTGGTGGCCCGCTCTCCGGTCCTGTGGTCGCGGTGCACGGGGCGCCCCATCTCGCCGAAGCCGAAGCGGGTGAAGGCGTGTTCGTTGCCGCTCAACGGGATCATCTCGAGGCTTTGATGCAGGCGGAACAACCCGTTCCCTACCGATTGATCGTCGGCCACCTCGGATGGACTCAGCAACAGCTGACCCACGAGATCGAAGGAGGGGTGTGGCACCGCGTGCGTGCGACCAACGAGATCTTGTCGACCGCTGACGAGTGGTTGTGGCCTCAATTGATTCGCTCTGCCACCGCGGGCAGCCTATCAAGGTGGGTGGGGGCATCGCACGTTGCCGACTCCCATCTCCTCAACTAA
- the eboE gene encoding metabolite traffic protein EboE has translation MPSDPRSHWTLGYCTNIHAGTEVPQICDTLKNISAEVGRIRQADGRLGVGLWLPRAACTTLRRHGMPPLVKAIAQNKLLAYTINGFPFEDFHKERVKHDVYQPTWWTDERVAYTRDLAKVLAELLPEKTTTGTISTLPIGWPKQVDEHESNDRELRLRDASEEEVHHAGTNFRRLAEDLRMLENRTGKRIIVAIEPEPGCLLERADQLVEWFETQLPDPTHRRYIGVCHDVCHSAVMMEDQRKTLQRYADAGIVLGKIQISSAVVADWQSIDAADHEATLQQLRSFAEDRYLHQTGRLLADGSFELAEDLPELLDQMTHTPVTDQRWVIHFHVPIFMQKFGHLRTTQDQIAETLDAVEQLSASPVKGSSRNKRPLEFTGHLEVETYAWSVLPEDMRSGDLAVDIAHELDWLNELL, from the coding sequence ATGCCATCCGATCCACGCTCCCACTGGACTCTGGGTTATTGCACCAATATTCACGCCGGCACCGAGGTGCCGCAGATCTGCGACACCCTCAAAAACATCTCCGCTGAAGTTGGACGCATTCGCCAGGCTGATGGCCGACTCGGCGTCGGACTGTGGCTTCCCCGCGCCGCCTGCACCACTCTGCGTCGACATGGCATGCCACCACTGGTCAAGGCGATCGCGCAAAATAAGCTGCTCGCTTATACGATCAATGGCTTCCCCTTCGAAGACTTCCATAAAGAACGCGTCAAACACGACGTGTATCAACCAACGTGGTGGACCGATGAGCGTGTCGCCTACACCCGCGATCTCGCCAAGGTGCTCGCCGAGTTGCTACCTGAGAAGACGACCACGGGCACGATCAGTACCCTGCCGATCGGCTGGCCCAAGCAGGTTGACGAACACGAATCGAATGACCGCGAATTGCGTCTACGCGATGCTAGCGAAGAAGAGGTGCATCATGCCGGCACTAACTTCCGACGCTTGGCCGAAGATCTTCGCATGCTGGAAAATCGAACGGGCAAGCGAATCATCGTCGCTATCGAACCGGAACCTGGATGCCTCCTCGAACGCGCCGACCAACTCGTCGAGTGGTTCGAAACCCAACTCCCTGATCCCACCCATCGGCGATACATCGGTGTCTGTCATGACGTCTGTCACTCCGCCGTGATGATGGAAGACCAACGCAAGACGCTGCAGCGTTACGCCGATGCGGGTATCGTGCTCGGTAAGATTCAAATCAGTAGCGCTGTGGTCGCCGACTGGCAGTCGATCGATGCTGCCGACCACGAGGCGACGCTTCAACAGTTGCGATCCTTTGCCGAAGATCGCTATCTGCACCAGACCGGCCGGCTGCTCGCCGACGGTAGCTTCGAATTGGCTGAAGACCTACCCGAGCTGCTCGATCAGATGACGCACACCCCAGTCACCGATCAACGCTGGGTCATCCATTTTCATGTGCCGATTTTTATGCAAAAGTTTGGTCACCTGCGAACGACCCAAGATCAAATCGCCGAGACCCTCGACGCCGTCGAGCAGCTTTCCGCATCGCCGGTAAAGGGATCGTCTCGGAACAAACGTCCCCTCGAATTCACGGGGCACCTCGAAGTCGAAACGTACGCTTGGTCGGTCTTACCCGAAGACATGCGTTCGGGTGACCTCGCCGTTGACATCGCTCACGAACTCGATTGGCTGAACGAGTTGCTGTAA
- the pdxH gene encoding pyridoxamine 5'-phosphate oxidase has translation MTSPSHDESSAARIDQMRRDYTLGGLRKQDVSTDPMVQFELWFRQATGRNTVDSGATGESRSPTAGLPEWVEPNAMTLSTASPAGEVTNRTVLLKGITDRHFVFYTSYESTKGRQIAANPLVSLCFFWPHLQRQVLVSGRAEQTDRESSAAYFHSRPRDSQLGAHASSQSSTIESREVLEQRMEELAARYPVGTTVPLPERWGGYAVEPSKIEFWQGRTNRLHDRIVYTRPFDSPSETPWEISRLSP, from the coding sequence ATGACTTCCCCCTCCCACGACGAATCTTCTGCCGCTCGAATTGATCAGATGCGGCGCGATTACACACTCGGTGGCCTCCGCAAACAGGACGTCAGCACGGACCCCATGGTTCAATTTGAGCTGTGGTTTCGCCAAGCGACGGGACGAAATACCGTCGACTCAGGTGCCACGGGCGAGTCGCGGTCGCCGACGGCAGGCCTGCCGGAATGGGTGGAGCCCAATGCGATGACCCTGTCCACGGCGAGCCCCGCTGGCGAGGTAACCAATCGCACGGTCCTGCTCAAAGGCATCACGGACCGTCATTTCGTTTTCTACACCAGTTACGAATCCACCAAGGGCCGCCAGATCGCAGCAAACCCGCTCGTGAGCTTGTGTTTTTTCTGGCCGCACCTGCAACGCCAAGTGCTGGTCAGTGGGCGAGCGGAGCAAACCGACCGGGAATCATCGGCCGCCTATTTTCATTCGCGTCCGCGCGATAGCCAACTCGGAGCGCACGCCAGCTCGCAGTCATCGACGATCGAGTCTCGCGAAGTGCTCGAGCAGCGGATGGAGGAACTTGCGGCGCGGTACCCCGTGGGCACCACCGTGCCGCTGCCTGAGCGATGGGGGGGATATGCTGTCGAGCCGAGCAAAATCGAGTTTTGGCAGGGTCGCACCAATCGGCTCCATGACCGGATCGTATACACACGCCCGTTCGATTCGCCGTCCGAAACACCATGGGAAATCTCACGGCTGTCGCCTTAG
- a CDS encoding family 43 glycosylhydrolase, which translates to MVHAQDRGSVNVTHASLQGIGAEKGVMRRDPSDIIKVGELFYVWYSKGEISPGYDATVWYATSADGRMWTEKGQALAKGSKGDWDGASVFTPNILVAEGRYWLFYTGTSKPFKQPFSPDSKIGIAVSDSPDGPWQRLPTNPVLKNSDNLSDFDSHLVDDACLITRDGAYWLYYKGRQMGKGPGQTQMGLAVAEQPQGPYVRHASNPVIPGNHEVLVWPQGTGVAAMIGTTGPKTITNTIQYAEDGTHFAKTHDVTNGPWAGGAYRPEAFTQSGEGKLPQWGVEIGKAKGHLPFISRFDVKEVE; encoded by the coding sequence ATGGTCCACGCACAGGATCGCGGGTCGGTGAATGTGACCCACGCGTCGCTGCAGGGCATTGGTGCTGAGAAAGGCGTCATGCGGCGAGACCCAAGCGACATCATCAAGGTGGGTGAATTGTTTTACGTGTGGTATTCCAAAGGAGAGATTTCTCCTGGGTACGATGCAACGGTGTGGTACGCGACGTCAGCCGACGGTCGAATGTGGACCGAGAAGGGACAGGCACTGGCGAAAGGATCAAAGGGTGATTGGGACGGCGCGAGCGTCTTCACCCCCAACATCCTAGTTGCCGAAGGACGCTACTGGCTGTTCTACACGGGGACTTCCAAGCCATTCAAACAGCCGTTTAGCCCGGACTCCAAAATCGGCATCGCAGTGTCGGATTCACCCGATGGCCCTTGGCAACGATTGCCAACCAATCCAGTTTTAAAGAACAGTGACAATTTGAGTGACTTTGACAGTCATCTGGTTGACGATGCATGTCTGATCACTCGCGATGGAGCCTATTGGTTGTACTACAAGGGGCGGCAAATGGGGAAAGGTCCCGGTCAGACACAGATGGGGTTGGCCGTCGCAGAGCAGCCGCAGGGACCGTATGTGCGGCATGCGTCGAACCCCGTGATTCCGGGCAATCACGAAGTATTGGTCTGGCCCCAGGGTACAGGAGTGGCCGCCATGATTGGAACAACGGGTCCGAAGACGATCACGAACACCATCCAGTATGCAGAAGATGGAACCCATTTCGCAAAGACTCATGATGTGACCAATGGTCCCTGGGCGGGCGGCGCGTATCGTCCTGAAGCGTTCACGCAGAGCGGCGAGGGCAAGCTTCCTCAGTGGGGTGTCGAAATTGGGAAGGCTAAAGGACATCTGCCATTCATCAGTCGGTTCGATGTCAAAGAAGTCGAATGA
- a CDS encoding competence/damage-inducible protein A codes for MAHLTAEIISIGDEMISGARLDTNTAWLSRRLAELGVEVHFHSTVGDTLAHNVDVFRIAVQRADLVIATGGLGPTQDDLTREAIAESIGVPLQFDPDSLAHIEALFSRRGREMPERNRSQAMFPVGATPIFNPQGTAPGVDIVASRADGTTSRIFALPGVPAEMKTMFDETVGPAILSGGQGGQFIRHSVMKFFGVGESEMEARLGDMISRTRQPRVGITVSAATISLRISATADHVAKCESMIAATREDIMERVGELYFGDGETFEQQHAVDAILRRRKERLCVVELGHAAPLGNWFAAIGDSPVLAGGLSLVGLDELRRFAGSEHADATLQECIETVRQRFSAEWLLLVDAYPDLHQLEQNAIPESSITFSVSHPDGRWTSKTESIGGHPSIVHPRIAKAGLRYLRQCFANPTGEQ; via the coding sequence ATGGCACACCTCACTGCGGAAATCATTTCAATTGGCGATGAAATGATCAGCGGCGCTCGGCTCGATACCAATACCGCATGGCTCAGTCGGCGGTTGGCGGAGCTGGGAGTGGAGGTGCATTTCCACAGCACAGTAGGCGACACGCTTGCGCACAATGTCGACGTGTTCCGGATTGCCGTGCAGCGTGCGGACCTTGTGATTGCGACCGGCGGACTCGGTCCAACTCAGGACGACCTCACGCGAGAGGCGATCGCCGAATCGATCGGGGTCCCCCTGCAGTTTGATCCTGATTCGCTGGCGCATATCGAAGCCCTGTTTAGCAGACGCGGTCGTGAAATGCCCGAGCGGAATCGCAGTCAAGCGATGTTTCCAGTGGGTGCCACGCCGATTTTCAACCCCCAGGGCACCGCACCCGGCGTCGATATCGTGGCCTCACGTGCAGATGGCACCACGTCACGAATTTTTGCACTACCGGGTGTGCCAGCGGAAATGAAAACGATGTTTGATGAGACCGTGGGACCTGCCATCTTGTCAGGTGGTCAGGGTGGACAGTTCATCCGCCACAGCGTGATGAAGTTCTTTGGTGTCGGCGAGAGTGAAATGGAGGCTCGCTTAGGCGACATGATTTCGCGGACGCGGCAACCGCGTGTCGGCATCACTGTCAGTGCGGCGACGATCTCGCTGCGTATCAGCGCGACGGCCGATCATGTGGCGAAGTGCGAATCCATGATTGCGGCAACGCGCGAGGACATCATGGAGCGGGTGGGGGAACTGTATTTCGGTGACGGCGAGACTTTCGAACAGCAGCATGCCGTGGATGCGATCTTGCGCCGCCGAAAGGAGCGACTCTGCGTGGTCGAACTCGGTCATGCAGCACCGTTGGGGAACTGGTTTGCGGCGATCGGTGATTCTCCGGTGCTGGCAGGCGGATTGTCGTTGGTAGGACTGGATGAGCTGCGCCGGTTTGCAGGGAGCGAACATGCCGATGCGACGTTACAGGAGTGCATTGAGACGGTTCGGCAGCGTTTCTCGGCGGAATGGTTATTGTTAGTCGACGCGTACCCGGACCTCCACCAACTCGAGCAAAACGCGATACCCGAATCGTCTATTACCTTTTCGGTCAGCCATCCCGATGGCCGCTGGACGTCGAAGACGGAATCGATCGGCGGGCACCCCAGCATCGTGCACCCGCGAATCGCCAAGGCGGGGCTGCGGTACCTGCGTCAGTGTTTCGCGAACCCGACCGGCGAGCAATAG
- a CDS encoding alpha-L-fucosidase: MNHINRILASLFAIGILSGASVAEEIAPTWQSMAEHYNVPQWFQDGKIGVWFHWGISSAADENRPNDGSHYGRRMYSVVPDDYTGTMGMSETLTKWHTERYGHPSEFGYEDLIPMFKAENWDPDALVQFVKENGARFIMPVACHHDNFDMYDSFHPWNSVKMGPKRDTLQQWKEAARKHGLKFGVSTHLYWSPRFFANARKYQKPGTPEWTLFNMDFDPQGYASQDSWNEHWYARCWEIIEKYDPDMFNNDAPFPNEQESGGKSLGVKLFSSFINRDLEEDDGSQTVVFSCKDASVDRAAFTYNLERGAAGDIKPEPWIWATDLSGGWFYRKTAVNRMSIPVMVGNAVDAISKNGVVMLNVALKGDGTIPENQAAYLTAFGDFLKTCGEGIYGSRPWKTFGEGPLVVRDGRQGENRKEFSQKDIRFTTKDGVLYAFVLAPPTEDIVIKTLASGGVLENEIAGIGMMGSDEEIHWTQSTTGLTITLPTDLPDTLVVGFEIQLK, translated from the coding sequence ATGAATCATATCAATCGAATTTTAGCCAGTTTGTTCGCCATCGGTATCCTCAGTGGAGCGTCGGTGGCTGAGGAGATCGCGCCAACGTGGCAGTCGATGGCGGAACATTACAATGTTCCCCAATGGTTCCAGGACGGCAAAATCGGCGTCTGGTTTCATTGGGGGATTTCGTCGGCTGCGGATGAGAATCGGCCCAATGATGGATCGCATTACGGGCGTCGCATGTACTCCGTTGTCCCAGATGATTACACGGGCACGATGGGCATGTCCGAGACATTGACCAAGTGGCACACCGAACGCTACGGGCATCCATCGGAGTTTGGCTATGAGGATTTGATCCCGATGTTCAAGGCTGAAAATTGGGATCCAGATGCCCTCGTTCAATTTGTAAAAGAGAACGGGGCGCGTTTTATCATGCCGGTGGCCTGCCACCACGACAATTTCGACATGTATGATTCCTTCCATCCCTGGAATTCAGTCAAGATGGGCCCGAAGCGGGATACACTGCAGCAATGGAAGGAAGCGGCGCGCAAACATGGGCTGAAGTTCGGTGTTTCGACGCACCTCTACTGGTCCCCACGCTTCTTTGCAAATGCACGCAAATACCAGAAACCGGGGACTCCCGAGTGGACATTGTTTAATATGGATTTCGACCCTCAGGGTTACGCCAGTCAGGATAGCTGGAACGAGCATTGGTATGCGCGCTGTTGGGAGATCATTGAGAAGTATGATCCGGACATGTTCAACAACGATGCTCCGTTCCCGAACGAGCAGGAGTCGGGCGGCAAGAGTCTTGGCGTGAAGTTGTTCTCATCGTTCATTAATCGCGATCTCGAGGAGGACGATGGCTCGCAAACGGTTGTTTTCTCGTGCAAGGATGCGAGTGTCGACCGGGCAGCGTTCACCTACAATCTCGAGCGGGGGGCCGCGGGGGATATCAAACCGGAGCCATGGATTTGGGCCACCGATCTTTCGGGTGGGTGGTTCTATCGCAAGACTGCCGTGAATCGAATGAGCATTCCGGTCATGGTCGGCAACGCAGTCGACGCCATCAGCAAAAACGGCGTGGTCATGCTCAATGTCGCGCTCAAGGGAGACGGCACAATTCCCGAAAACCAAGCAGCCTACCTCACGGCGTTCGGTGATTTTCTCAAGACGTGTGGCGAGGGCATCTACGGATCGCGTCCGTGGAAGACCTTCGGCGAAGGACCCCTGGTGGTGAGAGATGGCCGGCAGGGCGAAAACCGCAAGGAATTCTCACAAAAAGATATCCGCTTCACTACCAAGGACGGTGTCTTGTACGCATTTGTCTTGGCACCACCGACCGAGGACATTGTGATCAAGACACTCGCCAGCGGTGGAGTGCTCGAAAACGAGATCGCTGGGATCGGCATGATGGGCAGCGATGAGGAAATTCACTGGACGCAATCCACAACTGGTCTCACGATCACTCTGCCGACTGATCTGCCTGACACGTTGGTGGTTGGCTTTGAGATTCAGTTAAAGTGA